The following are encoded in a window of Phaseolus vulgaris cultivar G19833 chromosome 3, P. vulgaris v2.0, whole genome shotgun sequence genomic DNA:
- the LOC137807129 gene encoding DNA repair protein RAD51 homolog A, which translates to MSATAEQQRLQRTPQQQDEAEEIQHGPLPVEQLQASGIAATDVKKLKDAGICTVESVAYTPRKDLLQIKGISEAKVDKIIEAASKLVPMGFTSASELHAQRDAIIQITTGSRELDKILEGGIETGSITELYGEFRSGKTQLCHTLCVTCQLPLDQGGGEGKAMYIDAEGTFRPQRLLQIADRFGLNGADVLENVAYARAYNTDHQSRLLLEAASMMVETRFAVMIVDSATALYRTDFSGRGELSARQMHLAKFLRSLQKLADEFGVAIVITNQVVSQVDGSAVFAGPQVKPIGGNIMAHATTTRLALRKGRGEERICKVISSPCLAEAEARFQICPEGVSDVKD; encoded by the exons ATGTCGGCAACCGCGGAGCAGCAACGCCTCCAGAGAACCCCCCAACAGCAGGATGAAGCCGAAGAGATCCAACATGGCCCTTTACCCGTCGAGCAACTGCAG GCATCGGGCATAGCCGCCACGGACGTTAAGAAGCTTAAAGACGCGGGCATTTGCACTGTTGAATCCGTTGCTTATACTCCTAGGAAAGACCTTTTGCAAATCAAAGGTATCAGTGAAGCTAAAGTCGACAAGATCATTGAAGCAG CTTCTAAGCTGGTGCCTATGGGGTTTACCAGTGCTAGTGAACTCCATGCCCAGCGCGATGCAATCATTCAGATAACCACGGGATCGAGAGAGCTTGACAAGATATTGGAGG GTGGAATTGAGACCGGTTCTATCACTGAGTTATACGGTGAATTTCGATCTGGGAAGACTCAGTTGTGTCACACTCTCTGTGTCACTTGCCAA TTGCCACTAGACCAAGGAGGGGGAGAGGGTAAAGCTATGTACATAGATGCCGAGGGTACATTTAGACCTCAACGACTCTTACAGATAGCAGATAG GTTTGGACTGAATGGCGCTGATGTATTGGAAAATGTTGCTTATGCCAGAGCATACAACACTGATCATCAATCACGGCTTCTGCTTGAAGCAGCTTCGATGATGGTGGAAACAAG GTTTGCTGTCATGATTGTAGACAGTGCTACTGCCCTCTATAGGACAGATTTCTCGGGAAGGGGGGAGCTTTCAGCCCGGCAAATGCATCTAGCAAAGTTCCTGAGGAGCCTTCAAAAATTGGCAGACGAG TTTGGCGTGGCTATTGTCATAACAAATCAAGTAGTTTCACAAGTAGACGGTTCTGCAGTCTTTGCTGGACCTCAAGTCAAGCCTATTGGAGGCAACATTATGGCTCATGCTACAACAACTAG GCTCGCTCTCAGAAAAGGGAGAGGGGAAGAGCGAATCTGTAAAGTGATAAGCTCTCCTTGCTTGGCTGAAGCTGAAGCAAGGTTTCAGATATGCCCCGAAGGGGTTTCAGATGTTAAAGACTAA